In a genomic window of Anoxybacter fermentans:
- a CDS encoding GIY-YIG nuclease family protein has product MGKITYDQGVYIIEMVLKKSICIKIGKLGTYELNPGYYYYIGTAQRNLKARIARHLQKEKRLRWHIDYLLQYAEVLQIYTWPGERDGVYVRTTAYEISCCIYSHFRVWRQ; this is encoded by the coding sequence ATGGGTAAAATTACTTATGATCAGGGTGTTTATATCATTGAAATGGTATTAAAAAAATCTATCTGTATTAAGATTGGCAAATTAGGTACATATGAGCTAAATCCCGGTTATTACTATTATATAGGAACAGCTCAAAGGAACTTAAAGGCACGTATTGCTCGCCATTTGCAAAAAGAGAAGAGGCTGAGATGGCATATTGATTACCTGTTACAATATGCTGAAGTTTTGCAGATATATACCTGGCCGGGGGAGAGAGATGGAGTGTATGTTAGGACAACGGCTTATGAAATTTCCTGCTGTATTTACTCCCATTTCCGGGTTTGGCGCCAGTGA
- a CDS encoding acyl-CoA thioesterase, with product MKGKIQFRVRYAETDAMGIVHHANYYIWFEMGRTELLRELGLEYRSMEKKGIFCPVIESRCYYKNSARYDDFLTLETEIKSVNKATWTFSYRVLRDDQLLAEGYTVHCFINREGKPVALKKANPEMYQVMVEKGLIEK from the coding sequence ATGAAAGGAAAAATTCAATTTCGGGTGCGATATGCAGAGACAGATGCAATGGGTATTGTTCATCATGCCAATTATTATATCTGGTTTGAGATGGGAAGGACTGAGTTACTGCGAGAATTGGGTCTGGAATATCGTTCTATGGAGAAAAAGGGGATTTTTTGCCCTGTGATTGAGTCCCGTTGCTATTATAAAAATTCAGCCAGGTATGATGATTTTTTGACATTGGAGACAGAGATTAAAAGTGTGAATAAAGCTACATGGACTTTTAGCTATCGGGTTTTGCGGGATGATCAGCTATTGGCAGAGGGTTATACAGTTCATTGTTTTATAAATCGGGAAGGTAAACCAGTAGCTTTAAAGAAAGCAAATCCTGAAATGTATCAAGTGATGGTAGAGAAGGGTTTAATTGAGAAATAA
- a CDS encoding BMP family lipoprotein: protein MKRGLTLVILVGVLLLSITGMVLAKGRVAIIFATGGLGDKSFNDSAYEGMLLAKEKFGIEFDQAEPTAIAEYETFLTQFANTRRYDLIISIGFDQADALSKVADRFPNQKFAIVDMVVDKPNVASYVYKEKERGFLLGVAAALMTTRADDPRVNPEKIVGVIGGMKIPLIDANIAGFIAGAKYIDPEVKVLYSYVGSWADPAKGKELALSMFEQGADIIWGAAGRSGLGVIKAAEEQNRFVIGADSDQGYLAPNNVLTNGMKFVNNTVLIAIKQVLDNEFQPGIHLLGVKENALGYTKNLLPDDIIKKLEEVKIKMINGEIEIPDKIEDIE from the coding sequence ATGAAAAGGGGTCTAACTCTGGTTATTTTGGTTGGGGTCTTGCTTTTGTCCATTACAGGGATGGTATTGGCAAAGGGTAGAGTGGCAATTATTTTTGCTACAGGGGGTTTAGGTGATAAGTCCTTTAACGATTCTGCTTATGAAGGAATGCTTTTGGCAAAAGAAAAATTTGGAATTGAATTTGATCAGGCTGAACCTACAGCAATTGCTGAATATGAAACTTTTTTGACTCAGTTTGCTAATACCCGTCGATATGATTTGATTATTTCCATTGGGTTTGATCAGGCTGATGCCTTAAGTAAAGTTGCTGACAGGTTTCCCAATCAAAAATTTGCTATTGTTGATATGGTAGTTGATAAACCAAATGTGGCATCTTATGTTTATAAAGAAAAAGAGAGAGGATTTCTTTTGGGAGTAGCTGCTGCTCTTATGACAACCAGAGCTGATGATCCTAGAGTTAATCCAGAAAAAATAGTTGGGGTTATTGGGGGAATGAAAATTCCATTAATTGATGCTAATATAGCAGGTTTTATTGCCGGAGCAAAATATATCGATCCAGAGGTTAAAGTTCTTTATTCCTATGTTGGTAGTTGGGCAGATCCAGCTAAAGGTAAAGAATTGGCCCTTTCTATGTTTGAACAGGGCGCAGATATTATCTGGGGAGCTGCTGGTAGATCCGGTCTGGGAGTTATTAAAGCTGCTGAAGAGCAAAATCGTTTTGTTATTGGTGCAGACTCAGATCAAGGTTATTTAGCACCTAATAATGTTTTAACTAATGGTATGAAATTTGTTAATAATACTGTTTTAATTGCTATCAAACAGGTTTTGGATAATGAATTCCAACCCGGTATTCATTTATTGGGAGTTAAAGAAAATGCTTTAGGTTATACAAAGAATCTTTTACCGGATGATATTATTAAAAAATTAGAGGAAGTTAAGATTAAAATGATAAATGGTGAAATAGAGATTCCAGATAAAATTGAAGATATAGAATAG
- a CDS encoding MFS transporter produces MFVLFHNYYTRLIRFSKNVKLYLLALTLNSIGTGMFLVLYNLYLKELQYNEAFVGRTVSLKALAAVLILLPAGVFSDRLGRRKAMITGAVFSGISFAILSLLEDANIILIFIFCNGVFNSFFMVAQAPFIMENTTPKERIHLFSINSALMVGAWMLGNIIGGWIPDILTYWFTTLVAMKITLMISALIIFLGAVPLIKIREIQTHQQRNFDEIIKMLRDKKELLTLGKFILPSALVGFGAGLFVPYTNLYLANQYGMTTSLIGIVMALSQIMTAFATLFAPVLVKQVGRVKGIFIFQMSSIPFLFIMATTSNVFLAMVAVLLRTALMNAANPITSNLMMEEVGDKVKGIANSLSQMAFQLGWVVMGPISGMIIAEYGYSYVFFLAMFFYLGSALCYFIFFRHLDEEKVQSAIY; encoded by the coding sequence ATGTTTGTGTTATTTCATAATTATTATACCAGGTTAATCCGATTTTCCAAGAATGTGAAGCTGTATCTTTTGGCTTTGACTTTAAACTCTATTGGTACCGGAATGTTTCTTGTTTTATATAACTTATATTTAAAAGAGTTGCAGTATAATGAAGCTTTTGTGGGTCGTACTGTCTCGTTAAAAGCTTTAGCAGCAGTATTGATTCTTTTACCGGCGGGTGTTTTCAGTGACAGGTTAGGACGGCGGAAGGCAATGATCACAGGAGCGGTATTTTCAGGAATTTCTTTTGCTATTTTAAGTCTATTGGAAGATGCTAATATAATCCTCATATTTATTTTTTGTAATGGAGTTTTTAATTCATTTTTTATGGTAGCCCAGGCACCCTTTATTATGGAAAATACAACCCCGAAGGAAAGGATACATCTTTTCAGTATCAATTCAGCATTGATGGTGGGGGCCTGGATGTTGGGGAATATTATCGGTGGATGGATTCCCGATATTTTGACATATTGGTTTACTACACTGGTAGCGATGAAAATTACCCTGATGATTTCTGCTCTGATTATTTTTTTGGGGGCTGTACCATTAATTAAGATCAGGGAGATTCAGACTCATCAACAGCGTAATTTTGATGAAATTATTAAAATGCTTAGGGATAAAAAAGAGCTTTTAACTCTAGGTAAATTCATTTTACCTTCTGCACTGGTTGGTTTTGGGGCCGGGTTATTTGTACCCTATACCAATCTTTATCTGGCAAATCAGTACGGAATGACAACTTCGCTTATTGGAATTGTAATGGCTTTAAGTCAGATAATGACGGCTTTTGCAACGCTTTTTGCTCCAGTATTGGTAAAACAGGTTGGACGGGTCAAAGGAATTTTTATCTTTCAGATGTCTTCAATACCGTTTCTCTTTATTATGGCTACCACTTCAAATGTATTCCTTGCTATGGTGGCAGTTCTCCTTAGAACTGCTTTGATGAATGCTGCTAATCCCATTACTTCCAATCTGATGATGGAAGAAGTAGGAGATAAAGTAAAAGGAATAGCTAATAGCTTAAGTCAGATGGCATTTCAGCTGGGATGGGTAGTTATGGGGCCAATTAGTGGAATGATTATTGCAGAATACGGATATAGTTATGTCTTTTTTCTTGCCATGTTTTTTTATCTTGGTTCTGCACTCTGTTATTTTATTTTCTTCCGTCATCTGGATGAAGAAAAGGTTCAAAGTGCTATTTATTAA
- a CDS encoding NAD(P)/FAD-dependent oxidoreductase yields the protein MVKKKNYDVIIVGAGPAGIFTALELVKSGKKLDILMLEKGRSLKERDCPMKSRNINCIKCPSCAVVSGWGGAGAFSDGKLTLSTEIGGHMPEYIGKEKLAEYIKKADDIYLQFGARDKIYGISPEKAEEIADRAIMANLKFIPARLRHLGTGYSKVVLQGMMDYLIENGVEVVLGQRVVELLAENGRIKGVKLKDGTILESRYVTVAPGRENAEWLSKEAARLGIDMAINPVDIGVRVELPAAIMKNLTDEIYESKLVFYSKKFEDKVRTFCMCPNGEVVQENNQGLITVNGHTHSHIKTKNTNFALLVSKTFTEPFKEPITYGRYIASLANMIGGGVIVQKLGDLLSGRRSTEDRIQRGLVEPTLKDATPGDLSLVFPHRFLEAIVEMLEALDKLSPGVYNRDTLLYGVEVKFYSSRLKVNNNLETQIENLYTGGDGAGITRGLMQASVSGMVIADDIVRKES from the coding sequence ATGGTAAAGAAAAAGAATTATGATGTGATTATTGTTGGGGCTGGCCCTGCTGGAATTTTTACAGCCCTGGAATTAGTAAAAAGTGGCAAGAAACTGGATATTTTAATGTTGGAAAAAGGGCGGAGTTTAAAAGAACGGGACTGTCCAATGAAGTCCAGAAATATTAATTGTATTAAATGCCCTAGCTGTGCAGTTGTCAGTGGTTGGGGTGGTGCAGGTGCTTTCAGTGATGGTAAATTAACCCTATCCACTGAAATAGGTGGACATATGCCTGAGTATATCGGCAAAGAAAAACTGGCTGAGTATATCAAAAAAGCTGATGATATCTATCTACAATTTGGTGCAAGAGATAAGATTTATGGTATATCACCCGAAAAAGCTGAAGAGATTGCCGACCGGGCAATTATGGCTAATCTTAAATTTATCCCTGCACGTCTCCGTCATCTGGGAACGGGTTATAGCAAAGTAGTTTTGCAGGGAATGATGGATTATTTAATCGAAAATGGTGTAGAAGTGGTACTTGGACAGCGTGTGGTTGAACTTTTGGCAGAAAACGGTCGGATTAAGGGAGTCAAATTGAAAGATGGAACGATTCTTGAATCCAGATATGTAACTGTTGCTCCCGGTCGGGAAAATGCTGAATGGTTGAGCAAAGAAGCTGCCCGGTTGGGAATTGATATGGCCATCAATCCTGTAGATATCGGTGTCCGGGTAGAATTACCAGCAGCTATAATGAAAAATCTGACAGATGAAATTTATGAATCAAAATTGGTCTTTTATAGCAAAAAATTCGAAGATAAGGTAAGAACTTTCTGTATGTGTCCAAATGGTGAGGTTGTTCAGGAAAACAATCAGGGTTTGATAACTGTAAATGGTCATACTCATTCCCATATCAAAACCAAAAATACTAACTTTGCGCTGTTAGTAAGTAAAACTTTTACTGAACCATTTAAAGAGCCCATTACTTATGGACGCTATATTGCTAGCCTGGCAAATATGATAGGGGGCGGTGTTATTGTTCAAAAATTGGGTGACCTTTTGAGTGGACGCCGTTCTACTGAAGATAGGATTCAAAGAGGTCTTGTGGAACCGACCTTAAAAGATGCTACACCTGGGGATTTGAGTCTGGTCTTTCCACATCGATTCCTGGAAGCAATAGTTGAGATGCTGGAAGCGCTAGATAAGCTGTCACCAGGCGTTTACAACAGGGATACTCTGTTATACGGGGTAGAGGTTAAGTTTTACTCTTCCCGCTTAAAAGTAAATAACAATCTGGAAACTCAGATTGAGAATCTCTATACTGGCGGTGATGGGGCAGGAATCACCCGTGGTTTGATGCAGGCTTCTGTTTCCGGTATGGTAATTGCAGATGATATTGTTCGTAAAGAAAGTTAA
- a CDS encoding VanZ family protein, which translates to MKWRIFSEYTSALFLLSYMGLIFYLSSIPGSELKVETPDYILHALAFGGFYFFSTLFLLHQMKLKQSLLSGLFFTFLFALSDEAHQYFVPGRTPDLRDIAADLVGALFVLVMLIFIFRFYAFVKSKKG; encoded by the coding sequence GTGAAATGGCGAATTTTTAGTGAGTATACTTCTGCATTGTTTTTATTGAGTTATATGGGACTTATTTTTTATCTTTCATCAATTCCAGGGTCAGAGCTTAAAGTTGAGACACCTGATTATATTCTTCATGCTCTGGCTTTTGGTGGCTTTTACTTTTTTTCAACCTTATTTTTACTTCATCAGATGAAATTAAAACAGAGTCTACTCTCTGGTCTTTTTTTCACCTTTCTTTTCGCTCTCAGTGATGAAGCTCATCAATATTTTGTTCCAGGTCGTACACCTGACTTACGGGATATTGCTGCAGACCTTGTGGGTGCTTTGTTTGTTTTGGTAATGTTAATCTTTATTTTTCGATTTTATGCTTTTGTTAAGTCAAAAAAAGGATAA
- a CDS encoding DUF3842 family protein yields the protein MNRKEKIKIAVIDGMGGGLGSQIVTQLVEKLGDQVEIIALGTNAMATGRMMQSGAKRGATGENAIRVNIEKVDLIVGPLGIMMPNALMGEITPRMAEWIGLARGKKFLLPVIQPHFTLVGLQNAPMSDLINELILLIEGEVKNHGKEKEL from the coding sequence ATGAACCGGAAAGAAAAAATAAAAATTGCAGTAATTGACGGAATGGGAGGCGGTCTTGGAAGTCAGATAGTCACCCAACTTGTAGAAAAGTTAGGAGATCAGGTTGAAATTATTGCCCTTGGTACCAATGCCATGGCCACAGGTCGAATGATGCAAAGTGGTGCTAAAAGAGGTGCCACTGGTGAGAACGCCATCAGGGTCAATATAGAGAAAGTTGATTTGATTGTTGGCCCTTTAGGAATTATGATGCCAAATGCCTTAATGGGTGAAATTACTCCCAGGATGGCTGAATGGATTGGGCTTGCCAGGGGTAAGAAATTTTTACTTCCGGTTATCCAACCTCATTTTACACTGGTTGGGTTGCAGAATGCACCCATGTCTGATCTTATTAATGAGTTGATTTTGCTGATTGAGGGGGAAGTGAAAAACCATGGTAAAGAAAAAGAATTATGA
- a CDS encoding ABC transporter ATP-binding protein, whose product MKAVMLKNITKRFGDIIANNSVNLEVNKGEIHCILGENGAGKTTLMKILFGLYSKDSGSIYINEKEVEINSPREAIALGIGMIHQHFMLVNRLTVTENIVAGLEPKNGIFIDQARAKKAVRELSERYGLKVNPDAKIENISVGEQQRVEILKALYRQADILILDEPTAVLTPQEVEELFAVMEKLKKDGKTIIFITHKLKETMAISDRITILRDGKNVGTVKTEETTPKELARMMVGREVILKVDKQFKNPGDVVLQVENLYATNKKSYLRLKNINFSIKRGEILGVAGVEGNGQLELEEILMGLMEVDQGKIFFNNQEITKLSTAARRELGLAHIPSDRLRRGLIGNFDLERNIILGLEWNKPFAKKGILVHNQIQSYSQKVMKQFDVRSISSKARAFELSGGNQQKLIIGRELSRNPELIIAAQPTRGVDVGAIEYIHKLLLEMRDKGKGILLITAELDELRALSDRVIVLYEGEIVAEGKIDDFTDEELGLLMAGQGLEEIKDAGRS is encoded by the coding sequence ATGAAAGCGGTGATGTTAAAAAACATAACTAAACGTTTTGGAGATATAATAGCCAATAATTCCGTTAATTTAGAGGTAAACAAAGGAGAGATTCATTGTATTTTAGGAGAAAATGGTGCTGGAAAGACTACTTTGATGAAGATTCTCTTCGGATTGTATTCAAAGGATAGTGGAAGTATTTATATTAATGAAAAGGAAGTAGAGATTAATAGTCCGCGGGAAGCAATTGCTCTGGGGATTGGAATGATTCATCAACATTTTATGTTGGTTAATCGTTTGACAGTGACGGAAAATATTGTTGCCGGCCTTGAACCGAAAAATGGAATTTTTATAGATCAGGCCAGAGCTAAAAAGGCAGTCAGGGAGTTATCAGAAAGATATGGTTTGAAAGTTAATCCTGATGCTAAAATTGAAAATATTTCTGTGGGGGAACAGCAGAGGGTGGAAATATTAAAAGCCCTTTATCGCCAGGCTGATATTTTGATTTTAGATGAACCTACGGCTGTTTTGACTCCCCAGGAAGTAGAAGAACTTTTTGCTGTTATGGAGAAATTAAAAAAAGACGGAAAAACTATTATTTTCATTACTCATAAATTAAAAGAGACGATGGCTATCTCTGATCGGATAACTATCTTAAGAGATGGTAAAAATGTGGGTACTGTTAAAACAGAGGAGACTACTCCTAAGGAACTTGCCCGAATGATGGTGGGCCGTGAAGTTATTTTAAAAGTTGATAAACAGTTTAAAAATCCAGGTGATGTTGTACTACAGGTTGAGAACCTGTATGCTACCAATAAAAAAAGTTATTTAAGGCTTAAAAATATAAATTTTTCGATAAAAAGGGGAGAAATATTGGGTGTTGCAGGCGTAGAGGGAAATGGTCAATTAGAATTAGAGGAGATATTGATGGGATTAATGGAGGTTGACCAGGGAAAAATTTTCTTTAATAATCAGGAGATAACTAAATTAAGTACAGCAGCTAGAAGAGAGTTAGGGCTGGCTCATATTCCTTCAGACCGACTTAGACGGGGATTGATTGGCAATTTTGATCTGGAGAGAAATATTATTCTGGGTTTAGAGTGGAATAAACCTTTTGCTAAAAAAGGTATATTGGTCCATAATCAAATTCAAAGTTATAGTCAAAAGGTTATGAAACAATTTGATGTACGGAGTATTAGCAGTAAAGCAAGAGCCTTTGAGCTTTCTGGGGGAAATCAGCAGAAGTTGATTATTGGCAGGGAGTTGTCCCGCAATCCTGAGTTGATTATAGCTGCCCAACCGACCCGGGGTGTTGATGTGGGAGCTATTGAATATATTCATAAATTATTGTTAGAGATGAGGGATAAGGGGAAAGGGATTTTATTAATCACTGCTGAATTGGATGAATTACGGGCATTAAGTGATAGAGTAATTGTTCTTTATGAGGGAGAGATTGTGGCAGAAGGTAAGATAGATGATTTTACCGATGAAGAGTTGGGCTTGTTGATGGCTGGTCAAGGATTGGAGGAGATAAAAGATGCCGGAAGGAGTTAA
- a CDS encoding PrsW family intramembrane metalloprotease, whose product MDFILLFGVSILPGIFWVWYFYRQDYLDPEPWGLVFRSFIAGALTVIPVSLIETSFAIEINRPNNLIDLLFLSIFIIGVTEEVFKFLAAYFSVYRNKEFNEVMDGIIYVVTAGLGFAAVENLFYTTVFGYKVGVIRAVVTSLAHAGFSGIVGFYFGMARCYPERSKFYILYGLAWASLLHGFYDFLVISRLVGFTMTIGIVLLLQLYLARLIRRAEFLSPFK is encoded by the coding sequence ATGGATTTTATCTTATTGTTTGGAGTTTCGATTTTGCCGGGGATATTCTGGGTCTGGTACTTTTATAGGCAGGATTATCTGGATCCGGAGCCATGGGGATTAGTCTTTCGATCATTTATTGCTGGAGCTTTGACGGTGATTCCAGTCAGCCTTATTGAAACTTCCTTTGCTATTGAGATCAATCGGCCAAATAATTTAATCGATTTATTGTTTTTATCTATCTTTATTATCGGTGTTACAGAGGAAGTCTTTAAATTTCTTGCTGCCTATTTTTCTGTTTATCGAAATAAGGAGTTTAATGAAGTAATGGACGGAATTATTTATGTGGTAACAGCTGGATTGGGGTTTGCAGCAGTTGAGAATTTGTTCTATACAACGGTTTTTGGTTATAAAGTAGGGGTCATCAGGGCGGTGGTGACAAGTCTGGCTCATGCAGGTTTTTCTGGAATCGTAGGGTTTTATTTTGGAATGGCCAGATGTTATCCAGAAAGGAGTAAATTCTACATCTTATATGGTCTGGCCTGGGCCAGCCTGTTGCATGGTTTTTATGATTTTCTGGTTATAAGTAGATTGGTTGGCTTTACTATGACTATTGGAATTGTATTGCTGCTACAATTATATCTGGCCCGATTGATCAGGCGAGCAGAATTTCTTTCGCCTTTCAAATAA
- a CDS encoding ABC transporter permease, with the protein MNDVISTIFNINTLAAAIRMATPIALAAMGGAFSERSGIINIGLEGMILIGAFAGVLGSFYTGSPWFGVFLAMVAGGLLGAIFALFTIKFKADHVVAGVGLNILTLGFTTWLMQILWGSRGTSPNVNGLKEISIPVLKDIPVIGKLLGTQSPLVYLMFILVFSGWVLLFKTPLGLRIRITGEHPEAADTLGINIKGIQYFSVILSGILSGLGGVYLSLGHLNWFSMNMSAGRGYMALAANIFGQWNPLGGLAASFLFSFTDAIQMRLQSLNIGIASELIQMLPYLLTIVVLAGAVVRSRPPEALGKHYETGK; encoded by the coding sequence GTGAATGATGTTATTAGTACTATTTTTAATATAAATACCTTAGCAGCAGCTATTCGTATGGCTACTCCTATTGCTTTAGCAGCTATGGGAGGGGCCTTTTCCGAACGATCAGGAATAATTAATATTGGTCTGGAAGGTATGATTCTTATAGGTGCTTTTGCTGGCGTTCTTGGCTCTTTTTATACTGGTAGTCCCTGGTTTGGAGTATTTCTGGCTATGGTTGCAGGTGGTTTATTGGGAGCTATTTTTGCCCTCTTTACAATAAAATTTAAGGCAGATCATGTTGTGGCAGGGGTTGGATTAAATATTCTGACTTTAGGGTTTACCACCTGGTTAATGCAGATTTTATGGGGTAGCCGCGGTACTTCTCCCAATGTAAACGGTTTAAAAGAAATTTCAATACCCGTATTAAAAGATATTCCTGTAATTGGTAAGTTGCTGGGAACTCAATCTCCCCTGGTTTATTTGATGTTTATTCTGGTATTTTCAGGATGGGTACTTTTATTTAAAACACCTCTAGGCTTAAGGATTAGAATAACTGGTGAACATCCAGAAGCAGCAGATACATTGGGTATAAATATTAAAGGGATACAGTATTTCAGCGTGATTTTAAGCGGTATTTTATCCGGGTTGGGTGGTGTGTATCTTTCTCTTGGTCATTTAAACTGGTTTAGTATGAATATGTCAGCAGGAAGGGGGTATATGGCCCTTGCTGCTAATATCTTTGGTCAGTGGAATCCTTTGGGAGGATTAGCAGCCAGTTTTCTCTTTTCTTTTACTGATGCTATTCAGATGCGATTGCAGAGTCTTAATATTGGTATAGCCAGTGAATTGATTCAGATGTTACCTTATTTATTAACTATTGTCGTACTAGCTGGAGCCGTTGTTCGTTCCCGTCCGCCCGAGGCTTTAGGGAAACATTATGAAACAGGGAAATGA
- a CDS encoding ABC transporter permease has protein sequence MPEGVKVINRLKNLSGISDLIYSLIAIIIALLIGAVLIFVSGYNVIDAYYNLFYGAFGNIYNLSQTLLKTTPLIFTGLAVAIGFKTGLFNIGGEGQLYWGALATAIVALTFSNLNSFILIPLSLLAGALVGGIWGAIPGYLRAKTGAHEVITTIMLNYIGILATTFLLKNYFKEPGPVDQTALIPEAARLTELIPYTRLTWAIFLGVFVIIIIDLLFKKTSLGYDLQAVGENPAAAEYAGIRPEKMIVFSMIISGAVAGLAGSTMVMGVLHRFITNFSPGYGFTGIAVAVLGRNKPWGVLLAALLFGALEAGGMSMQLFAKIPMDLMTIVQGLVILFVAAPALIQILSEVFKKSRGGGYSE, from the coding sequence ATGCCGGAAGGAGTTAAAGTTATAAATAGGTTAAAAAATCTGTCGGGAATATCTGATTTAATTTATTCTTTGATTGCTATTATTATCGCGTTGTTGATAGGTGCAGTTTTGATATTTGTCTCCGGTTATAATGTGATTGATGCTTATTATAATTTGTTTTATGGCGCTTTTGGCAATATTTATAATCTGTCTCAAACATTATTAAAGACTACACCTTTGATCTTTACTGGTCTTGCGGTAGCTATTGGATTTAAAACCGGTTTGTTTAATATTGGGGGAGAAGGTCAATTATATTGGGGGGCCTTAGCTACTGCAATAGTTGCCTTGACTTTTTCAAATTTAAACAGTTTTATTTTAATACCTTTATCTTTGTTGGCAGGTGCTTTAGTTGGAGGGATCTGGGGGGCTATTCCTGGTTATTTAAGGGCAAAAACCGGAGCTCATGAAGTGATAACGACCATTATGTTAAATTATATAGGTATTTTAGCTACCACCTTTTTGTTAAAAAACTATTTTAAGGAACCTGGACCAGTAGATCAGACTGCTCTGATTCCAGAAGCTGCCCGTTTAACTGAATTAATCCCCTATACTCGTTTAACCTGGGCAATTTTTTTAGGGGTATTTGTAATAATAATAATTGATTTATTATTTAAAAAAACATCTTTGGGTTATGATTTGCAGGCAGTAGGTGAAAATCCGGCTGCTGCTGAATATGCTGGCATTCGTCCGGAGAAAATGATAGTGTTTTCAATGATTATCAGTGGAGCTGTAGCTGGTCTGGCAGGAAGTACTATGGTAATGGGAGTTTTGCACCGTTTTATAACAAACTTTTCTCCTGGTTATGGTTTTACCGGTATTGCCGTGGCTGTTTTGGGGAGAAATAAACCCTGGGGTGTGTTGTTGGCTGCCTTGTTGTTTGGAGCCCTGGAAGCTGGAGGAATGTCGATGCAGCTTTTCGCCAAAATTCCCATGGATTTAATGACCATCGTTCAGGGATTAGTAATCCTCTTTGTAGCTGCTCCTGCCCTGATTCAGATACTATCTGAAGTATTTAAGAAAAGCAGGGGAGGTGGTTATAGTGAATGA